One stretch of Variovorax sp. 54 DNA includes these proteins:
- the mraY gene encoding phospho-N-acetylmuramoyl-pentapeptide-transferase has protein sequence MLMSLAQWLQTLSPEFGFLRVFNYLTFRALMAALTALVVGLVAGPYVIRRLAALKIGQPIRGYGMETHLTKSGTPTMGGVLVLFAIAFATLLWFDISNRFVWIVLWVTMGFGAIGWVDDWRKVVRKDPEGMRSREKYFWQSLVGLLAGFYLLFSISESSNWRVLELFYAWVRSGFDLDFPPKINLLVPFFKEVSYPLGGIGFVILTYLVIVGASNAVNLTDGLDGLAIMPVVMVGSALGVFAYVTGSAVYSKYLLFPNIPGSGELLVFCSAMAGAGLAFLWFNTHPAQVFMGDVGALALGGALGTIAVIVRQEIVFFIMGGIFVVEAISVMAQVMYFKYTKKRYGEGRRVLKMAPLHHHFEKSGWRETQVVVRFWIITMLLCLIGLSTLKLR, from the coding sequence ATGCTGATGTCCCTGGCCCAATGGCTGCAGACGCTGTCGCCCGAGTTCGGGTTCTTGCGCGTTTTCAACTACCTCACGTTCCGCGCCCTCATGGCCGCGCTGACCGCGCTCGTGGTCGGCCTGGTGGCCGGCCCGTACGTCATTCGCCGCCTCGCCGCGCTCAAGATCGGCCAGCCGATCCGCGGCTACGGCATGGAAACGCACCTGACCAAGAGCGGCACGCCGACCATGGGCGGCGTGCTGGTGCTGTTCGCCATCGCGTTCGCCACCTTGCTGTGGTTCGACATCTCGAACCGCTTCGTGTGGATCGTGCTGTGGGTGACGATGGGCTTCGGCGCCATCGGCTGGGTCGACGACTGGCGCAAGGTGGTGCGCAAGGACCCCGAAGGCATGCGCTCGCGCGAGAAGTATTTCTGGCAATCGCTGGTCGGCCTGCTCGCGGGCTTCTACCTGCTGTTCAGCATTTCCGAGAGCTCCAACTGGCGCGTGCTCGAGCTGTTCTACGCCTGGGTCCGCTCGGGCTTCGACCTCGACTTTCCGCCCAAGATCAACCTGCTGGTGCCTTTCTTCAAGGAAGTGAGCTACCCGCTGGGCGGCATCGGCTTTGTCATCCTCACGTACCTCGTGATCGTGGGCGCCAGCAACGCCGTCAACCTGACCGACGGCCTCGACGGCCTGGCGATCATGCCGGTGGTGATGGTGGGCTCGGCGCTGGGCGTGTTCGCGTACGTCACGGGCAGCGCGGTGTATTCCAAGTACCTGCTGTTCCCCAACATCCCGGGTTCGGGCGAGTTGCTGGTGTTCTGCTCGGCCATGGCCGGCGCGGGGCTGGCGTTCCTCTGGTTCAACACCCATCCGGCGCAGGTCTTCATGGGCGACGTGGGCGCGCTGGCGCTGGGCGGCGCGCTGGGCACCATCGCGGTCATCGTGCGCCAGGAGATCGTGTTCTTCATCATGGGCGGCATCTTCGTGGTCGAGGCGATCTCGGTGATGGCACAGGTCATGTACTTCAAGTACACGAAGAAGCGCTACGGCGAAGGCCGCCGCGTGCTCAAGATGGCACCGCTGCACCACCACTTCGAGAAGAGCGGCTGGCGCGAGACGCAGGTCGTCGTGCGCTTCTGGATCATCACGATGCTGCTGTGCCTCATCGGCCTTTCCACGCTGAAGCTGCGGTAA